In a single window of the Pseudochaenichthys georgianus chromosome 16, fPseGeo1.2, whole genome shotgun sequence genome:
- the cmc1 gene encoding COX assembly mitochondrial protein homolog, protein MEEIKKDEIHLRHVETDVLIPKMMREKAKEICVEKVEAFNHCCKDSGFLMVLKCREQNAALKECLTIHYKDPAFFEECKQEYIKEKIEFLTTGVATKNRKQKLPTSM, encoded by the exons ATGGAGGAAATTAAAAAAG ATGAGATCCACCTGAGACATGTGGAGACAGATGTCCTTATCCCCAAAATGATGAGGGAGAAAGCCAAGGAGATCTGTGTCGAAAAAGTTGAAG CCTTCAACCACTGCTGCAAAGACTCGGGGTTCCTCATGGTGTTAAAGTGTCGAGAGCAGAACGCAGCACTGAAGGAATGTCTGACGATACA CTACAAGGACCCTGCGTTCTTCGAGGAGTGTAAGCAGGAGTACATCAAAGAGAAAATTGAGTTTTTGACGACAGGGGTCGCGACGAAGAACAGGAAACAAAAACTCCCAACTAGCATGTAG